In Thermoanaerobaculia bacterium, a single genomic region encodes these proteins:
- the rapZ gene encoding RNase adapter RapZ yields the protein MSAGPESLVIVTGLSGSGKSYVERCFEDLGYFCVDNLPLSLVDPLLDEALDERVPRRKICVVLDVRNPDFASRFPETLRRIKERVPSAKLVFLDASEDALIRRFSETRRPHPMAEGKSLLEALRRERETLSDVRSLADLLIDTSTLTVHELRALISRTFRSGDEAAGLVVSLTSFGFKFGAPYDLDLLFDVRFLANPHFVPELKPKTGEDPAVAAYIEKDPETEPFLSRLLEFIEYLLPRYEKESKSYLSIGVGCTGGRHRSVYVVERLAQALRGKKYGVRVRHRDAERS from the coding sequence TTGAGCGCCGGCCCGGAGAGCCTCGTCATCGTGACCGGACTCTCCGGGTCCGGGAAGAGCTACGTCGAGCGCTGCTTCGAGGACCTCGGGTACTTCTGCGTCGACAACCTGCCGCTCTCCCTCGTCGACCCGCTCCTCGACGAGGCGCTCGACGAGCGCGTTCCGCGGCGGAAGATCTGCGTCGTGCTCGACGTGCGCAACCCCGATTTCGCCTCGCGCTTTCCCGAGACGCTGCGGCGCATCAAGGAGCGGGTCCCCTCGGCGAAGCTCGTCTTCCTCGACGCCTCCGAGGACGCGCTCATCCGGCGGTTTTCGGAAACGCGCCGGCCGCACCCGATGGCCGAAGGGAAGTCGCTCCTCGAAGCGCTCCGCCGGGAGCGGGAGACGCTCTCGGACGTCCGCTCTCTCGCCGATCTCCTGATCGACACCTCGACGCTCACCGTGCACGAGCTGCGAGCGCTGATCTCGCGGACGTTCCGGTCGGGAGACGAGGCGGCGGGGCTCGTCGTCTCGCTGACGTCGTTCGGCTTCAAATTCGGCGCGCCGTACGACCTCGATCTCCTCTTCGACGTCCGCTTCCTCGCCAACCCGCACTTCGTCCCCGAGCTGAAGCCGAAGACGGGCGAGGATCCCGCGGTCGCCGCGTACATCGAGAAGGACCCGGAGACCGAGCCGTTCCTCTCCCGTCTGCTAGAATTCATCGAATACCTCCTGCCCCGGTACGAGAAGGAGAGCAAGAGCTATCTTTCGATCGGCGTGGGCTGCACGGGCGGGCGCCATCGGTCGGTCTACGTCGTCGAACGCCTCGCCCAGGCCCTGCGCGGGAAGAAGTACGGCGTCCGGGTCCGGCACCGGGACGCCGAAAGGAGCTGA
- the hprK gene encoding HPr(Ser) kinase/phosphatase, translating into MRELEGRTLTTEALRAPSLAVLELALVAGERGLARPLTGWRIQRPGLAIAGFLPYIKPGRLQILGESELDYIETLSPIERRQRFAAIAALPVAGFVVTKGLTPPPELLRECRRRHVPLFVSPATTSVVIQRVTGMLEESLAPQQTVHGVLVDVHGMGVLLTGESGIGKSECALDLITRGHRLVADDAVQISRLPSGRLVGRASNLIRYHMELRGIGIINIKHLFGVSAVRASQDVELVITLERWKPGEQYDRLGLSQETHEILGEKRPLMRLPVASGRNLAILIEIAARNELLKTQGYDAAREFTERVDAEIARNARATKKRARS; encoded by the coding sequence ATGAGGGAACTGGAAGGGCGAACCCTCACGACGGAGGCGCTCCGCGCCCCGTCGCTCGCCGTCCTCGAGCTGGCGCTCGTCGCCGGGGAACGCGGCCTCGCGCGGCCCCTGACCGGTTGGCGCATCCAGAGACCGGGTCTCGCCATCGCCGGCTTCCTCCCGTACATCAAGCCGGGGCGCCTCCAGATCCTCGGCGAAAGCGAGCTCGACTACATCGAGACGCTCTCGCCGATCGAGCGCCGGCAGCGGTTCGCGGCGATCGCGGCGCTTCCGGTCGCGGGATTCGTCGTGACGAAGGGGCTCACGCCGCCCCCCGAGCTGCTGCGGGAGTGCCGCCGGCGCCACGTGCCGCTCTTCGTCTCGCCGGCGACGACGTCGGTCGTCATCCAGCGCGTCACGGGGATGCTCGAGGAATCGCTCGCGCCGCAGCAGACCGTCCACGGCGTGCTCGTCGACGTGCACGGAATGGGCGTGCTCCTGACGGGGGAGTCGGGCATCGGCAAGAGCGAGTGCGCGCTCGATCTGATCACGCGCGGGCACCGCCTCGTCGCGGACGACGCGGTGCAGATCTCGCGCCTCCCGTCGGGGCGGCTCGTCGGCCGCGCCTCGAACCTGATCCGGTATCACATGGAGCTCCGCGGGATCGGGATCATCAACATCAAGCACCTCTTCGGCGTCTCCGCCGTGCGCGCCTCGCAGGACGTCGAGCTCGTCATCACGCTCGAGCGGTGGAAGCCGGGGGAGCAGTACGACCGGCTCGGGCTCTCGCAGGAGACCCACGAGATCCTCGGAGAGAAGCGGCCCCTCATGCGCCTCCCGGTGGCGTCGGGGCGGAACCTCGCGATCCTGATCGAGATCGCCGCGCGCAACGAGCTCCTGAAGACCCAGGGATACGACGCGGCGCGCGAGTTCACGGAGCGCGTCGACGCGGAGATCGCGCGGAACGCACGCGCGACCAAGAAGCGCGCCCGAAGTTGA
- a CDS encoding PTS sugar transporter subunit IIA, which yields MDGSASSLFDARRIYLDLPGESMAGTLSEMARRLEASGDVKDAADLTARLLEREKLGCTGLGNGLAIPHCKLAGLDGVLVAVGVVPEGVDFRALDGRLVRLVLLVLSPADAPAGHLQALARISRLVKTPGVTDAILTAGSPEDVAKALRSAEARIASV from the coding sequence GTGGACGGCTCCGCTTCGTCTCTCTTCGACGCCCGGAGGATCTACCTCGATCTGCCCGGGGAGTCGATGGCCGGGACGCTCTCGGAAATGGCGCGGAGGCTGGAAGCTTCGGGAGACGTGAAGGACGCGGCCGACCTGACGGCGCGGCTCCTCGAACGGGAGAAGCTGGGCTGCACCGGCCTCGGCAACGGTCTCGCGATCCCGCACTGCAAGCTCGCGGGACTCGATGGCGTGCTCGTCGCGGTCGGCGTCGTTCCCGAAGGCGTCGACTTCCGGGCGCTCGACGGACGGCTCGTGCGGCTCGTGCTCCTCGTCCTGTCGCCCGCCGACGCTCCCGCGGGACATCTCCAGGCGCTCGCCCGGATTTCGCGGCTGGTCAAGACCCCGGGAGTGACCGACGCGATCCTGACGGCCGGCTCCCCCGAGGACGTCGCGAAGGCGCTGCGTTCCGCGGAAGCCCGGATCGCCTCCGTATGA
- the raiA gene encoding ribosome-associated translation inhibitor RaiA, which translates to MPIEITGRHIDIPAREKTRVQERAARLERHTGKIVEGRLILTGEKHRVTADVIVTSRRRNWQAKAESTDLTGAVAAVFDKLETQATKERARRKAHKGKPSARAAATEWSVDVIAPEALTSPAERRIVKTTRIPIKPMSAEEAALELEDSLHEFIVFHDASSERVSVLYKRKDGNFGLIAPEW; encoded by the coding sequence ATGCCGATTGAGATCACGGGCCGGCACATCGACATCCCCGCCCGGGAGAAGACGCGGGTCCAGGAGCGCGCCGCGCGGCTCGAGCGGCACACCGGAAAGATCGTCGAAGGACGCCTGATCCTGACCGGCGAGAAGCACCGGGTCACGGCCGACGTGATCGTGACTTCCCGGCGGCGCAACTGGCAGGCGAAGGCGGAGAGCACGGACCTCACGGGCGCCGTCGCGGCGGTCTTCGACAAGCTCGAGACCCAGGCGACGAAGGAGCGGGCCCGCCGCAAGGCGCACAAGGGGAAGCCCTCCGCGCGCGCGGCCGCCACGGAATGGTCGGTCGACGTGATCGCCCCGGAGGCGCTGACCTCTCCGGCCGAGCGCCGGATCGTGAAGACCACCCGGATCCCGATCAAACCGATGTCGGCCGAGGAGGCCGCGCTCGAGCTCGAGGATTCGCTGCACGAGTTCATCGTGTTCCACGACGCGTCTTCCGAGCGGGTCTCGGTCCTCTACAAACGCAAGGACGGCAACTTCGGGCTGATCGCTCCGGAGTGGTAG
- the rpoN gene encoding RNA polymerase factor sigma-54 has translation MALEQKLNLKLSQRLVMTPSLQQAIKMLQMTRLELSEAVNQEVVENPVLEDAADEEETAPGAATTPEPETPAPAETAEPQKDAFEEIDYESYFQDYMDSGYNPRQFEEREEIPLENTLAEQPDLYEYLNWQLGMSAARGPVIEAGKFLIGNIDEDGYLQVSREEIERAGSWTAEDVDAALDIVRNFDPPGICAYDLPDCLRRQVRTLGIENEILDKVLTTHWKLFLNRQFAALAKELNVPMTELQTVLTIVKNLETKPGRRYASDRTVYVQPDVVVRKVDGEYIVILDEDGLPRLRISNSYRRMLHNENGSLGADAKEYLKERMRSAVWLIKSLDQRQRTIYKVAESIVMHQKEFLDKGIEFLRPLVLRDVANDIGMHESTVSRVVSNKYMQTPRGILPMKYFFHTGIDSSEGEDVSSLSIKNKISRMISEEDPRKPLSDAKLMQRLRSEGIQIARRTVAKYREELRLASSSQRKALF, from the coding sequence ATGGCTCTCGAACAGAAGCTCAATCTCAAGCTTTCCCAGCGGCTCGTCATGACGCCGTCGCTGCAGCAGGCGATCAAGATGCTGCAGATGACGCGGCTCGAGCTGTCCGAGGCGGTCAACCAGGAGGTCGTCGAGAACCCGGTGCTCGAGGACGCCGCGGACGAAGAGGAAACCGCCCCCGGGGCGGCGACGACTCCGGAGCCTGAGACGCCGGCTCCCGCGGAGACGGCGGAGCCGCAGAAGGACGCCTTCGAGGAGATCGACTACGAGTCGTATTTCCAGGACTACATGGACTCGGGTTACAACCCGCGCCAGTTCGAGGAACGGGAGGAGATCCCGCTCGAGAACACGCTCGCCGAGCAGCCGGACCTCTACGAGTACCTGAACTGGCAGCTCGGGATGAGCGCCGCGAGGGGACCGGTGATCGAGGCCGGGAAGTTCCTGATCGGAAACATCGACGAAGACGGGTACCTCCAGGTGAGCCGGGAGGAGATCGAGCGGGCGGGCTCCTGGACCGCCGAGGACGTCGACGCCGCGCTCGACATCGTCCGCAACTTCGACCCTCCCGGCATCTGCGCGTACGACCTCCCCGACTGCCTGCGCCGGCAGGTCCGGACGCTCGGGATCGAGAACGAGATCCTGGACAAGGTCCTGACGACTCACTGGAAGCTCTTCCTCAACCGCCAGTTCGCGGCGCTCGCCAAGGAGCTGAACGTCCCGATGACGGAGCTCCAGACGGTGCTGACGATCGTGAAGAATCTCGAGACGAAGCCCGGAAGGCGATACGCGAGCGACCGCACCGTGTACGTCCAGCCCGACGTCGTCGTCCGCAAGGTGGACGGCGAATACATCGTCATCCTCGACGAGGACGGTCTCCCGCGGCTCCGGATCTCGAATTCCTACCGGCGCATGCTCCACAACGAGAACGGGAGCCTCGGGGCGGACGCGAAGGAGTACCTCAAGGAGCGGATGCGGTCGGCGGTGTGGCTGATCAAGTCCCTCGACCAGCGCCAGCGCACGATCTACAAGGTCGCCGAGTCGATCGTCATGCACCAGAAGGAATTCCTCGACAAGGGAATCGAGTTCCTGCGCCCCCTCGTCCTGAGGGACGTCGCCAACGACATCGGCATGCACGAGTCGACCGTCTCGCGCGTCGTGTCGAACAAGTACATGCAGACGCCGCGCGGCATCCTCCCGATGAAGTACTTCTTCCACACGGGGATCGACTCCTCCGAGGGGGAGGACGTGTCTTCGCTTTCGATCAAGAATAAGATCTCCAGGATGATTTCCGAGGAAGACCCGCGCAAACCTCTCTCCGACGCGAAGCTCATGCAGCGGCTCCGAAGCGAAGGGATCCAGATCGCGCGGCGGACGGTCGCGAAGTACCGCGAGGAGCTGAGGCTGGCGTCGTCCAGCCAGCGCAAGGCGCTGTTCTGA
- the lptB gene encoding LPS export ABC transporter ATP-binding protein, which produces MAESSPSIRPTAAETPDRAASLRAEDLVKTYSGRRVVDGVSVSVESGEIVGLLGPNGAGKTTTFYLVVGLATPDSGRVWLTGRDITAEPMYRRARRGVSYLPQEPSVFRKMTAEENLLAILETLDLTHAERLERCDELIEEFGLGKVRRSRAYALSGGERRRLEIARSLVLSPSFLLLDEPFAGIDPIAVLDIQRIIRKLAGAKIGILITDHNVRETLKIVDRAYIINNGRILRAGTPLALSSDALVKEIYLGEEFTLA; this is translated from the coding sequence GCCTCGCTCCGCGCCGAAGACCTCGTCAAGACCTATTCCGGCCGCCGCGTCGTCGACGGCGTCTCCGTGTCGGTCGAGAGCGGCGAGATCGTCGGTCTCCTCGGCCCCAACGGCGCCGGTAAGACGACCACCTTCTATCTCGTCGTCGGCCTCGCGACTCCCGATTCGGGACGCGTCTGGCTGACGGGCCGGGACATCACGGCGGAACCGATGTACCGCCGCGCGCGGCGCGGCGTCTCGTACCTTCCGCAGGAGCCCTCCGTCTTCCGGAAGATGACGGCCGAAGAAAATCTGCTCGCGATCCTCGAAACGCTCGATCTCACCCACGCGGAACGTCTCGAGCGCTGCGACGAGCTCATCGAGGAGTTCGGCCTCGGGAAAGTCCGGCGGTCCCGGGCCTACGCGCTCTCGGGAGGAGAGAGGCGCCGGCTCGAGATCGCGCGCTCGCTCGTCCTCTCTCCGTCGTTCCTCCTCCTCGACGAACCGTTCGCGGGGATCGACCCGATCGCCGTCCTCGACATCCAGCGGATCATCCGCAAGCTCGCGGGCGCGAAGATCGGAATCCTGATCACGGATCACAACGTGCGGGAGACCTTGAAAATCGTCGATCGCGCCTATATCATCAACAACGGCAGAATTTTACGGGCGGGCACGCCTCTTGCTCTTTCGAGTGACGCGCTCGTGAAGGAAATCTATCTCGGCGAGGAGTTCACCCTCGCCTAG